The region CCCGGATTCTATAGCCATCCCTTTCTCATCTAAATAACCCAGAGAGAAGAAATAGTTTCCTTTTTCGTTACCTCCGCTTAAGTCTAAATCTACCTGACTTCTGGATGCAGTTCTTTGTAAGACATCGCGCCAGTCATCATTCCATAAAGCGGTAGCTCCTGGCAACAATTTACCATCCAGACCAACTGGTTTAGGATAAGCAGGACCGTATGGGTTAATCCCTAAACTGGAAATAAGATTGTCTGTTGCCATTTGTGCAGCCTGGCTCTGTGAAATTTTAGGAGACACATAACCGTTCCTTAGAGCTTCCCAGTATAACTGAAAATACTGATCTGTATTTACCTGCTTATAATCTTTTACTGCTCTCCCGGAAAATCCCTGGCTAATGTTGAAATTAATTTTAGATTCTCCTTTTTTTCCGGATTTGGTTGTAATTACAATAATCCCATTTGCACCTCTGGAGCCATACAATGCACTTGCTGTTGCATCTTTCAGCACACTGATAGATTCTACATCGTTAGGATTTATAGCATTTATATTTCCGTCATAAGGAATACCGTCTACTACATAAAGCGGAGAACTGGATGCACTTATAGAGCCAATTCCTCTAATTCTTATCGCCGCCGTTTCGCCTGGTTGTCCTGAAGCACTCACAGCCTGCAATCCCGGAACCTGTCCTTCTAAAGCCTTGGTGATATTGGTAATGGGTCTGGTTTCAATTTTGCTGCCGGAAACTGTTGCAACAGATCCTGTATAGCTGGATCTTTTTGCCTTTCCATAAGCAACTACAACTACTTCATCAATTTCTTTTTCACGAAGAGAATCTTTCTTCCCTTTTGTATTCTGACCATAAATCCCCGAAACTCCCAGGAAGAATACCGCTACCCCTATCGGTATTCTAATATTAGCTTCTATTGCTGATTTTCTAAGCATATTAATATTTTTTAATTATCTATCAAAAAAATTCCCTTTGCATAATAGACAGCAAAGGGCATTTATAAATACAAAATACCTATTGCTTATCTTTCCTTAAAGGCTGAATGTAACACCTTGCATCGAGCAGGTTGTTAAGATATCATTGGGTCAGTTCCCTCCATCTTTCTTTATAAGCTTGGTTATAATTATGCGACAAAGTTATAAATAGAACATCTATCAAACAAGTAGATTTTTAGATTTGTTAAGAATTTTTAACTCATTTGAAATTGAAAAATTCACAAAATACTGTTAAATAAAGAGATGAGGAAAATTCAATAAAATTGAAAACTGATAAATATCATGTAAAATAAGCGATTAACAAACAGTCGTTAGTAATAAGTGAATACAACGTATTATTTACAGTTAATTTCTGCTTTTTAGCATCATTAATACATAATAGATATTGGATTTTGGTTGTTTTTATAAAAACATCTAAATTTATCCTATGAAAATATTAATTGTCAACGGCCCGAACCTAAACCTTTTGGGAACAAGGGAGCCTGAAATATACGGAACAATCTCTATGGAGGATTATCTACAAGAGCTTAGGCAAGACTTTGTTCAGGATGATATCTTGTTTTATCAATCAAATATTGAAGGAGAGCTTATCAACAAAATACAAGAAGATGATTTCGATGCCCTTGTTGTAAACTTCGGAGCTTTTACCCACTACTCTTATGCTTTGGCAGATTGCCTGAAAAATATTCGTAAGCCTAAAATAGAAGTTCATATCAGCAACATATACAAGCGTGAAGAATTTCGTCAGAAATCGGTAACAGCAACCTATACTGATGCTATTCTTTCAGGATTTGGAATGAAGGGATACAGACTGGCTTTATTACACTTACTCCACTAAAAAACAACTACTTTTACAAATACAAACAAAAAATCCTCAGTTAAAATTAACTGAGGATTCTTAACTTAAGAAAAGTTTATCTTAAATCACTTCTGCTTCTTTTCTTGGAGCTCCTGCTAAGATGCTTTCATCTTTAATATCATCGAATCTTTCGAAGTTTTTATGGAAAGCTAATGCCAAAGATCTTGCTTTCTCAATATAAGCATCGTAAGAATCCCAGCTGTTTTCCGGTAGTAACATAGACTCGTCGGAAACACCTTCACATGATACAGGAATCTGTACCTTAAAGATAGGACTTTCTTTGTAATCTACATCATTTAATTTACCATCTAATGCAGCGGAGATAAGAGCTCTTGTATCTTTCAGGCTCATACGTTTCATTTTACCGTTGAAACCAGTATTTACCAACCATACTTTTGCATCTGCACCTTTTATCTTTTCAGATAACATTTTTCCATACTCAGTTGGGTGAAGGGGCATAAACGCAGCACCAAAACATACAGAGAATGTAGTTTGTGGCTCTGTTACACCAACCTCAGTACCTGCAACTTTGGAAGTATATCCTGAAATAAAGTGATATGCTGCCTGCTCCGGAGTAAGCCTAGAGATCGGAGGCAATACACCAAAGGCATCAAATGTCAGGAAGAAAATATTTTTAGGATTCTTTCCGATAGAAGGAACCTGAATATTGTTAATAAAATCAATCGGGTAGCTTACACGCGTATTAGGTGTAATGCTGTCGTTTGTATAATCTGCCTCATCATTCTCATCAAAAAATACATTTTCAAGAATAGCGCCTGGCTTTATTGCACCATAGATATCTGGTTCTTTCTCTGCAGAAAGGTCAATAGCTTTAGCATAACATCCACCTTCAATATTGAATACAGTATTATCCGGAGTCCATCCATGTTCATCATCTCCAATTAACTTTCTGTTAGGGTCTGCTGAAAGAGTTGTTTTACCAGTACCGGACAAACCAAAGAAAATAGCTGTTTCTCCATCCGCTCCAGCGTTAGCTGAACAGTGCATTGGCAATACATTTTGCTGAACAGGTAGTGTAAAGTTAAGTGCAGAGAAAATACCTTTTTTCATTTCACCGGTATACGCTGACCCACCAATAAGAGCAATTTTTCTTTTGAAATTAAGAATAGAGAAATTATGTTGTCTGGTTCCGTCTCTTTCCGGATCTGCTTTAAAACTTGGTATACAAAGAATCAACCAGTCGGTTTCACCAAAAGATTCAAGTTCATCTACCGTAGGACGGATGAACATATTGTACACAAACTGATTAGACCAAGGGAATT is a window of Elizabethkingia anophelis R26 DNA encoding:
- a CDS encoding type II 3-dehydroquinate dehydratase; amino-acid sequence: MKILIVNGPNLNLLGTREPEIYGTISMEDYLQELRQDFVQDDILFYQSNIEGELINKIQEDDFDALVVNFGAFTHYSYALADCLKNIRKPKIEVHISNIYKREEFRQKSVTATYTDAILSGFGMKGYRLALLHLLH
- the pckA gene encoding phosphoenolpyruvate carboxykinase (ATP), with translation MRSLEKFGIKNDNVKWQLSPEELVQETVNLKQGFVAKSGALAINTGEFTGRSPKDRFIVKDEVTADRVWWDGKVNLPFDSEKFDALYNRVAEYASDIPLYAREAFAVADKRYQVKITAVTEFPWSNQFVYNMFIRPTVDELESFGETDWLILCIPSFKADPERDGTRQHNFSILNFKRKIALIGGSAYTGEMKKGIFSALNFTLPVQQNVLPMHCSANAGADGETAIFFGLSGTGKTTLSADPNRKLIGDDEHGWTPDNTVFNIEGGCYAKAIDLSAEKEPDIYGAIKPGAILENVFFDENDEADYTNDSITPNTRVSYPIDFINNIQVPSIGKNPKNIFFLTFDAFGVLPPISRLTPEQAAYHFISGYTSKVAGTEVGVTEPQTTFSVCFGAAFMPLHPTEYGKMLSEKIKGADAKVWLVNTGFNGKMKRMSLKDTRALISAALDGKLNDVDYKESPIFKVQIPVSCEGVSDESMLLPENSWDSYDAYIEKARSLALAFHKNFERFDDIKDESILAGAPRKEAEVI